The proteins below come from a single Asanoa ferruginea genomic window:
- a CDS encoding SAV_6107 family HEPN domain-containing protein: MTTSPAQAPTVPAHVLPHRTPAQLLAIARHGLAEAAQTRPDGLRYAAAHLAALRAAAAMLAARARPSPTRRNRITSVWALLVMVAPELDEWATYFAAGATKRAAAEAGIPRVVTAREADDLLRAAEQFVAVVEVALGIAHQPSLDGLAA, from the coding sequence ATGACGACCAGCCCGGCCCAGGCGCCGACCGTGCCGGCCCACGTGCTGCCGCACCGCACGCCGGCCCAGCTGCTCGCGATCGCCCGGCACGGCCTCGCGGAGGCGGCACAGACCCGCCCCGACGGCCTGCGCTACGCCGCCGCCCACCTCGCCGCCCTGCGCGCCGCGGCGGCGATGCTCGCCGCCCGGGCCCGTCCCTCGCCGACCCGGCGCAACCGGATCACCAGCGTCTGGGCACTGCTGGTGATGGTGGCGCCCGAGCTCGACGAGTGGGCCACCTACTTCGCCGCCGGGGCCACGAAGCGCGCCGCCGCCGAGGCGGGCATCCCCCGGGTGGTGACCGCCCGCGAGGCCGACGACCTGCTCCGCGCCGCCGAGCAGTTCGTGGCCGTGGTCGAGGTCGCGCTCGGCATCGCACACCAGCCGTCGCTCGACGGTCTGGCCGCCTGA